From Schizosaccharomyces pombe strain 972h- genome assembly, chromosome: II, the proteins below share one genomic window:
- the ndi1 gene encoding NADH dehydrogenase, producing MSVSKARLQSVVRLSRTVPYSKTMVRSFHVSCAVKNSGNVPTPRNKSFFSRALEMAEVTSSLSMLGAVALFQSLRRLNNSSPKGKSGVPKKNIVVLGSGWGAVAAIKNLDPSLYNITLVSPRDHFLFTPMLPSCTVGTLRLPSITEPIVALFKGKIDPSNIHQAECTAIDTSAKKVTIRGTTEANEGKEAVIPYDTLVFAIGAGNQTFGIQGVRDHGCFLKEAGDAKKVFNRIFEILEQVRFNKDLSPEERARLLHITVVGGGPTGMEFAAEMQDFIDNDVKDMFPELQKDIHVTLIEAAPGVLPMFTKSLITYTENLFKNLNIKIMTKTVVKDVNEKNLIVQKTNPDGSKAMQEIPYGMLVWAAGITARPLTRTLMSSIPEQSGARKGLIVDEFFRVKGVPEMYAVGDCAFSGLPATAQVANQQGAWLAKNLNVEGKKFALHERIQALEKQLGEKEAPSQVAGLKQQVEQLKLEPFKYHHQGALAYVGDEKAIADLKLPFMKKMLPLQGIVGHTFWRLAYLNELISARSQFMVLIDWLKTRLFGRYDAKV from the coding sequence atgtcgGTCTCAAAAGCTAGACTACAGTCTGTGGTTCGCCTGTCTCGTACAGTGCCATATTCAAAAACGATGGTTCGTTCATTTCATGTATCCTGTGCTGTAAAGAACAGTGGGAATGTTCCTACACCCCGTAACAAATCATTTTTCTCTCGAGCACTTGAAATGGCGGAAGTTACTTCTTCTTTGTCCATGTTGGGTGCCGTAGCCCTCTTCCAATCCTTACGAAGACTGAACAACAGTTCGCCAAAAGGAAAATCTGGTGTTCCGAAAAAGAACATAGTTGTTTTGGGTTCTGGATGGGGTGCAGTCGCGgcaatcaaaaatttggacCCGTCCTTGTACAACATTACCCTCGTGAGCCCTAGGGaccattttttattcaccCCTATGCTTCCTTCATGTACCGTGGGTACTTTGAGACTTCCAAGTATTACTGAGCCCATTGTGGCTTTGttcaaaggaaaaattgaTCCCTCCAACATTCACCAAGCTGAATGCACTGCCATCGACACATCGGCTAAGAAAGTTACCATTCGTGGTACGACCGAAGCTAACGAGGGAAAGGAAGCGGTTATTCCGTATGATACGCTTGTTTTTGCTATTGGAGCTGGTAATCAAACATTTGGTATCCAGGGTGTCCGCGACCATGGCTGTTTTCTGAAAGAAGCGGGAGATGCCAAGAAGGTGTTTAACCGCATCTTTGAAATCTTGGAACAAGTTCGATTCAATAAAGATCTTTCTCCCGAGGAACGGGCTCGTCTCTTACACATCACTGTTGTTGGTGGTGGCCCTACTGGAATGGAATTTGCAGCTGAGATGCAAGATTTCATTGATAACGACGTTAAGGATATGTTTCCCGAGCTTCAAAAAGACATCCATGTCACGTTAATTGAAGCTGCCCCCGGTGTTCTCCCCATGTTTACTAAATCTTTGATTACGTATACGGAgaatttattcaaaaatcttAACATTAAGATCATGACTAAAACCGTGGTTAAAGATGTTAATGAGAAGAACCTTATCGTTCAAAAGACCAACCCTGACGGAAGCAAGGCTATGCAAGAGATACCCTACGGAATGCTCGTTTGGGCTGCCGGCATTACTGCTCGTCCACTCACTCGTACATTGATGTCTTCTATCCCTGAACAAAGCGGTGCGCGCAAAGGTTTAATAGTTGATGAGTTTTTTAGGGTCAAGGGTGTACCTGAGATGTACGCCGTTGGTGATTGCGCATTCTCTGGATTACCTGCTACTGCTCAAGTTGCTAACCAACAAGGTGCTTGGTTGGCTAAGAACTTGAACGTCGAAGGAAAGAAGTTTGCATTGCATGAACGGATTCAAGCTCTTGAAAAACAGTTAGGTGAGAAAGAGGCTCCTTCTCAGGTTGCCGGATTGAAACAGCAAGTGGAGCAGTTGAAGTTAGAGCCCTTTAAATACCATCATCAAGGAGCTTTAGCTTACGTTGGAGATGAAAAGGCCATTGCCGATTTAAAATTGCcatttatgaaaaagatgCTGCCTTTGCAGGGAATTGTCGGCCACACCTTTTGGAGACTTGCATATTTAAATGAGTTGATTTCTGCTCGATCCCAATTCATGGTGTTGATTGACTGGTTGAAGACAAGACTATTTGGACGTTATGATGCTAAGGTTTAA